In a single window of the Actinomycetota bacterium genome:
- a CDS encoding ABC transporter permease subunit: AVPAVRRRWGPAVALGAYLAVTAVVPLGALLLTAVTRGAGLAPVPGNWTLANFSQALSVTAVRALRNSMVLAVATATAAVLLGGLLASLHRRRAGRALGTAAILTFAVPGSALAVAVLLAYGHWLRDTLLLILVAYVAKLWALGHRTIAGAVEGLPPDLSRAARASGAGAVTNLRTVTAPLLRPALAGAWLLVFVTAVHELTMSALLYGPGSETLAVVVLNTLQLGDVTVTSALAVLLTALVLVGSAPLFVLLRPRT; encoded by the coding sequence GTGCGGTCCCCGCCGTCCGCCGCCGCTGGGGACCGGCGGTCGCGCTCGGCGCGTACCTGGCGGTCACCGCCGTGGTGCCGCTGGGCGCCCTGCTCCTGACGGCGGTCACGCGGGGTGCCGGGCTCGCGCCGGTCCCGGGGAACTGGACGCTGGCGAACTTCTCCCAGGCGCTGTCGGTCACGGCGGTGAGAGCGTTGCGCAACAGCATGGTGCTGGCGGTGGCGACCGCCACGGCGGCGGTGCTGCTGGGCGGACTGCTGGCTTCGCTGCACCGTCGCCGTGCTGGCCGGGCCCTGGGCACGGCGGCGATCCTGACGTTCGCGGTGCCCGGCTCCGCGCTCGCCGTCGCGGTGCTGTTGGCCTACGGCCACTGGCTGCGCGACACCCTCCTGCTGATCCTCGTGGCCTACGTGGCCAAGCTGTGGGCACTCGGCCACCGCACCATCGCTGGCGCGGTGGAGGGCCTTCCCCCTGATCTGTCCCGCGCCGCGCGTGCCAGCGGGGCGGGGGCCGTGACCAACCTGCGGACGGTGACCGCACCGCTGTTGCGGCCGGCGCTTGCCGGGGCGTGGCTGCTGGTGTTCGTCACCGCCGTGCACGAGCTGACCATGTCGGCGTTGCTGTACGGACCCGGGAGCGAAACGCTGGCGGTGGTGGTGTTGAACACCCTGCAGCTCGGTGACGTGACGGTGACGTCGGCGCTGGCGGTTCTTCTGACCGCGCTGGTGTTGGTCGGGTCCGCGCCGCTGTTCGTTCTGTTGCGGCCTCGGACGTGA
- a CDS encoding ABC transporter ATP-binding protein, with protein MRQPPPDQAAALECRGVVVSYGDTPVVDELDITVGRGEAIALLGPSGSGKTTLLYAVAGFITPTAGSVRIAGEEVAGPGRHRPPERRRVGVVFQHYALWPHMTAAETVAYPLRRRGVAPADAERQARALLERLAIAALADRHPAELSGGQQQRVGLARALACDAGLYLFDEPTAHLDTPLRAALQEEMAERRQEAEAAALYATHDAAEALAVADRVALLRDGRLVQIGTPQQVYEQPVDLWAAELTGPAAVLQVDRVHRDDGARVRLGDVEVDVATDGAPATGGALRALVRPEWTTLGGPLPGVVRRAWYRGPYTDYRVGTTVGEVTVRLPGPPLAHAGERVGWSLHRVWVLGSSGR; from the coding sequence GTGAGGCAGCCGCCACCGGATCAAGCGGCGGCGCTGGAGTGCCGCGGTGTGGTCGTGTCCTACGGCGACACCCCCGTCGTGGACGAACTCGACATCACCGTCGGCCGAGGTGAGGCGATCGCGCTGCTCGGACCGTCCGGCTCGGGGAAGACCACCCTGCTGTACGCGGTCGCAGGGTTCATCACCCCGACCGCGGGGAGCGTGCGTATCGCCGGCGAAGAGGTCGCCGGACCCGGTCGGCACCGACCGCCAGAACGTCGCCGCGTCGGGGTGGTGTTCCAGCACTACGCGCTGTGGCCCCACATGACCGCTGCGGAGACCGTCGCCTACCCGCTGCGGCGCCGCGGGGTCGCTCCCGCCGACGCCGAGCGCCAGGCCCGCGCGCTCCTCGAGCGGCTGGCGATCGCCGCCCTGGCCGACCGCCACCCCGCCGAGCTGTCCGGTGGACAGCAGCAGCGCGTCGGCCTGGCGCGGGCGCTCGCCTGCGATGCGGGGCTGTACCTGTTCGACGAGCCGACGGCACACCTGGACACACCGCTGCGCGCGGCGTTACAGGAGGAGATGGCCGAACGTCGCCAGGAGGCCGAAGCGGCGGCGCTGTACGCCACCCACGACGCGGCGGAGGCGCTGGCGGTCGCCGACCGGGTGGCGTTGTTGCGCGACGGGCGGCTGGTGCAGATCGGCACGCCACAGCAGGTGTACGAGCAGCCGGTCGACCTGTGGGCCGCGGAGCTCACCGGCCCGGCGGCGGTGCTGCAGGTCGACAGGGTCCACCGCGACGATGGAGCGCGTGTCCGCCTCGGTGACGTCGAAGTCGACGTGGCCACCGACGGAGCCCCAGCAACCGGCGGAGCGCTCCGCGCGTTGGTCCGACCCGAGTGGACCACGCTCGGTGGGCCACTGCCCGGTGTGGTCCGGCGGGCGTGGTACCGCGGCCCCTACACCGACTACCGCGTGGGGACCACCGTGGGGGAGGTCACGGTGCGGCTGCCTGGCCCACCGCTGGCACACGCCGGCGAGCGGGTGGGGTGGAGCCTGCACCGTGTGTGGGTCCTGGGCTCGAGCGGGCGGTAG
- a CDS encoding AAA family ATPase, whose protein sequence is MKIAVVGKGGSGKTTTSAIVARTLARRGRPVVALDCDANANLGLSLGVGEGETERLVSLRQAVDEGTEAHATEPDEMLARFGCQAPDGVRLAVVHRIDNPVSGCP, encoded by the coding sequence GTGAAGATCGCCGTCGTCGGCAAGGGCGGCTCGGGCAAGACGACCACGTCCGCGATCGTGGCGCGCACTCTGGCCCGCCGCGGCCGACCGGTCGTGGCGCTGGACTGCGACGCCAACGCCAACCTCGGACTGTCCCTGGGTGTCGGCGAGGGCGAGACCGAGCGGCTGGTGTCGCTGCGTCAAGCCGTGGATGAGGGCACGGAGGCGCACGCCACCGAGCCCGACGAGATGCTGGCCCGGTTCGGGTGCCAAGCCCCCGACGGCGTCCGGCTCGCGGTCGTGCACCGCATCGACAACCCGGTCTCCGGCTGCCCCTGA
- a CDS encoding P-loop NTPase produces MRVAFVGKGGSGKSAIAGTFARLLARQGDPVLILDSDPMPGLALSLGMDFTEAGIPDEAVVEGPEGGPRYVLRGDLSPAEAVRRYAPAGPDGVRLLQLGKLRGHASTLVRSQFAFRQIAERLSDGDWHLIGDLPGGTRQPFFGWGQFARTVLVVVEPTAKSLLSARRLARLGHGEDAPRVVAVANKVRDDADAERINQRTELEVIAAVPWDEELLRAEQHGRAPVEHVPNCPAVAAVRSLVERLQAEEAHT; encoded by the coding sequence ATGCGGGTTGCGTTCGTCGGGAAGGGCGGGTCGGGCAAGTCCGCCATCGCCGGGACGTTCGCGCGTTTGCTGGCCCGCCAAGGCGATCCGGTGCTGATCCTGGATTCGGATCCTATGCCGGGCCTGGCGCTCTCGCTGGGGATGGACTTCACGGAGGCGGGCATCCCCGATGAGGCGGTCGTGGAGGGTCCGGAAGGCGGCCCCCGCTACGTCCTACGCGGCGACCTCTCCCCCGCCGAGGCGGTGCGGCGCTACGCCCCCGCCGGGCCCGACGGCGTGCGGCTGTTGCAGCTGGGCAAGCTCCGCGGCCACGCCAGCACCCTGGTCCGCTCGCAGTTCGCGTTCCGCCAGATCGCCGAACGCCTCAGCGACGGTGACTGGCACCTGATCGGGGACCTGCCCGGCGGCACCCGTCAGCCGTTCTTCGGCTGGGGGCAGTTCGCCCGCACGGTGCTGGTCGTGGTGGAGCCCACCGCCAAGTCCCTGCTGTCCGCGCGGCGCCTGGCGCGCCTGGGGCACGGCGAGGACGCCCCGCGGGTCGTGGCGGTCGCCAACAAGGTCCGCGACGACGCCGACGCTGAGCGGATCAACCAGCGGACCGAGCTCGAGGTCATCGCCGCGGTGCCGTGGGACGAAGAGTTGCTCCGCGCCGAGCAGCACGGCCGCGCCCCGGTCGAGCACGTCCCGAACTGCCCCGCGGTGGCGGCGGTAAGGTCGTTGGTGGAGCGGCTGCAGGCTGAGGAGGCACACACGTGA
- a CDS encoding ABC transporter ATP-binding protein/permease, whose protein sequence is MYTSWRALGPRGSDPSARVSRDLAARVWRLARPYSGHLAGLLATISLTAVLSAVPPLLYRAIIDDAIGGQRLGLLTILAVAVLVVAVAATTSQIATRWFSSHLGERVIFDLRVALFEHVQAMPFAFFTRTQTGALISRLTSDLVGGHRAFTETISSVGQTVLGVAVTVVAMLVLDVRLTLMALAIAPLFVVVTRRMRGRLHRLLGEKLEAEAAMATDITERFQVGGALLVKLLGRPRREIAGFAARARRVRDLGVETAVYSRMFHVGFALVAAVGTGLVYWVGGRAVIAGSLSLGTIVAFSAYLTQLYTPLTMLANARVDLATALVSFQRVFEVLDFPAAIVERPGAAALTQPRGHVEFDRVWFRYPAAAEVTLPSLAGDHIESDGDRRWVLRDVSFTIDPGQTVALVGPSGVGKTTTTMLLARLYDVTEGAVRIDGHDVREVTRDSLAAAVGVVAQDPHLFHDTVRSNLLFAKPDATEQELIDAARAAQIHDQVAALPDGYDTVVGQRGYRFSGGEKQRLAIARLLLQDPAVVILDEATAHLDSESERLVQRALAEALAGRSSLVIAHRLSTVVAADVLLVLDAGQIAERGTHHELMAAGGVYADLYRSQFRAGSLGRLDAGEATRGALVASHTTVEDR, encoded by the coding sequence ATGTACACGAGCTGGCGTGCACTGGGCCCCAGAGGCAGCGACCCCTCCGCCCGGGTCTCGCGCGACCTCGCCGCGCGGGTGTGGCGGCTGGCCCGGCCCTACAGCGGCCACCTGGCGGGACTGCTGGCGACGATCTCGCTCACCGCGGTCCTCAGCGCGGTCCCACCGCTGCTGTACCGCGCCATCATCGATGACGCCATCGGTGGCCAGCGGCTGGGGTTGCTCACCATCCTGGCGGTGGCGGTGCTGGTGGTCGCGGTGGCGGCGACCACGAGCCAGATCGCGACGCGCTGGTTCTCCTCGCACCTGGGCGAGCGGGTGATCTTCGACCTGCGCGTGGCGCTGTTCGAGCACGTCCAGGCCATGCCCTTCGCGTTCTTCACCCGCACGCAGACCGGCGCGCTGATCAGCCGCCTGACCAGCGACCTGGTCGGCGGCCACCGGGCGTTCACCGAGACGATCAGCTCGGTTGGCCAGACGGTCCTCGGCGTGGCGGTCACCGTGGTCGCCATGCTGGTCCTGGACGTCCGGTTGACGCTGATGGCGTTGGCGATCGCCCCGCTGTTCGTGGTCGTGACCCGCCGGATGCGCGGCCGGCTGCACCGGCTCCTCGGTGAGAAGCTCGAGGCGGAGGCGGCCATGGCGACCGACATCACCGAGCGGTTCCAGGTGGGCGGGGCGCTCCTGGTCAAGCTGCTCGGGCGACCCCGCCGTGAGATCGCCGGGTTCGCCGCTCGGGCCCGTCGCGTCCGTGACCTGGGCGTCGAGACGGCCGTGTACAGCCGCATGTTCCACGTGGGGTTCGCGCTGGTCGCCGCCGTGGGTACCGGGCTGGTCTACTGGGTCGGTGGTCGGGCGGTGATCGCGGGTTCCCTGTCGCTCGGCACGATCGTGGCGTTCAGCGCCTACCTCACGCAGCTGTACACCCCGCTGACCATGCTGGCGAACGCCCGCGTGGACCTGGCGACGGCGTTGGTGTCGTTCCAACGGGTGTTCGAGGTGCTCGACTTCCCCGCGGCGATCGTCGAGCGGCCCGGCGCTGCCGCGCTGACCCAACCGCGTGGCCACGTCGAGTTCGACCGGGTGTGGTTCCGCTACCCGGCCGCTGCGGAGGTCACGCTGCCCTCGCTGGCGGGGGACCACATCGAGAGCGACGGCGACCGCCGGTGGGTCTTGCGTGACGTGTCGTTCACGATCGATCCCGGCCAGACGGTCGCGTTGGTCGGGCCGTCAGGTGTGGGCAAGACCACCACCACGATGCTCCTGGCCCGCCTGTACGACGTCACCGAGGGGGCGGTGCGCATCGACGGCCACGACGTCCGGGAGGTGACACGCGACAGCCTCGCCGCGGCTGTCGGTGTGGTGGCGCAGGATCCGCACCTCTTCCACGACACCGTCCGCAGCAACCTGCTCTTCGCCAAGCCCGACGCCACGGAGCAGGAGCTGATCGACGCCGCGCGTGCGGCGCAGATCCACGATCAGGTGGCCGCGCTGCCCGACGGGTACGACACCGTGGTCGGTCAGCGCGGGTACCGCTTCTCCGGAGGGGAGAAACAGCGGCTGGCGATCGCCCGCCTGTTGCTGCAGGACCCGGCGGTGGTGATCCTCGACGAGGCGACGGCTCACCTCGATTCCGAATCGGAACGGCTGGTGCAGCGTGCGCTCGCGGAGGCGCTGGCTGGCCGTTCTAGCCTGGTGATCGCCCACCGGTTGTCGACGGTGGTCGCTGCGGACGTCCTCCTGGTCCTCGACGCTGGCCAGATCGCCGAGCGCGGCACCCACCATGAGCTGATGGCTGCCGGCGGTGTGTACGCGGATCTCTACAGGAGCCAGTTCCGGGCAGGTTCGCTCGGGCGCCTGGACGCGGGCGAGGCCACCCGCGGCGCTCTGGTGGCCAGCCACACGACCGTGGAGGACAGATGA
- a CDS encoding helix-hairpin-helix domain-containing protein, producing the protein MFDFFKRILGGGQSREDLEREAENEIRRAAEQAHAERGHRPSTGWQGPPGMGGQTSSQRSERGSAETWSGPGRQRGSGRSPGVSSQVSDDLQRASNQLHADEARNRPPTGWQGTPSMGARRSPAREAPSTAGGGSEPAAEDAPRRQQPRGRERADTAEVGGGNGGPLDEKLRQVSGVGHAKQKALIEHFGSVEAIRDASVDELTEVPGVGRRVAELIHDSLR; encoded by the coding sequence ATGTTCGACTTCTTCAAGCGGATCCTCGGTGGCGGCCAGTCGCGTGAGGACCTGGAACGCGAGGCCGAGAACGAGATCCGGCGTGCCGCTGAGCAGGCCCACGCAGAACGCGGGCACCGGCCGTCCACAGGATGGCAGGGCCCGCCGGGGATGGGCGGCCAGACCTCGAGCCAGCGGTCTGAGCGTGGGTCGGCCGAGACGTGGTCGGGCCCTGGTCGACAGCGCGGGAGCGGGCGGAGCCCAGGCGTGAGCTCCCAGGTCAGCGACGACCTGCAGCGAGCCAGCAACCAGCTCCACGCCGACGAGGCGCGGAACAGGCCGCCGACCGGGTGGCAGGGAACGCCGTCGATGGGCGCCCGCCGCAGCCCGGCTCGCGAGGCGCCCTCGACGGCCGGCGGAGGGAGCGAGCCAGCAGCCGAGGACGCGCCCCGCCGCCAGCAACCCCGTGGGCGTGAGCGCGCGGACACGGCAGAGGTCGGTGGCGGCAACGGCGGGCCGCTGGACGAGAAGCTGCGGCAGGTCAGCGGCGTCGGCCACGCCAAGCAGAAGGCGCTGATCGAGCACTTCGGGTCGGTGGAGGCCATCCGCGACGCCAGCGTCGACGAGCTGACCGAGGTACCGGGGGTCGGTCGCCGCGTCGCCGAGCTGATCCACGACAGCCTGCGCTGA
- a CDS encoding ABC transporter permease codes for MTDGPATALPLGPVRLRRLVRSPGGGIGAALSATVVVAAAVAGWIAPGDPFASVAPALQPPSSTHLLGTDDLGRDLFTAVVHGLRTSLLVAIAVATVAGAVGVTVGGVAGYVGGLVDDALMRATELVQVVPRFFLAVVVIALWGPGMDHLILLLGLTSWTWTARIVRAETYTLREREFVDAARSLGGSHRRIVVRHVLPNALPPTVVMLSVVASSAILIEAGLGFVGLGDPQVVSLGSLASDAQRFLRSAWWMALFPGVAIVITIVGINLLGDELNDLLDPRLGR; via the coding sequence GTGACCGACGGACCCGCGACGGCGTTGCCGCTGGGTCCCGTGCGCCTGCGACGGCTGGTTCGCAGCCCCGGCGGGGGGATCGGTGCGGCGCTGAGCGCCACGGTCGTCGTCGCGGCCGCGGTCGCCGGCTGGATCGCCCCCGGCGATCCCTTCGCGTCCGTGGCCCCGGCCCTGCAACCGCCTTCATCCACGCACCTGCTGGGCACCGACGACCTCGGCCGCGACCTGTTCACGGCAGTGGTGCACGGCCTGCGCACGTCGCTCCTGGTCGCGATCGCGGTGGCGACCGTCGCCGGCGCGGTCGGCGTGACGGTCGGCGGCGTCGCCGGGTACGTCGGTGGGCTCGTCGACGACGCGCTGATGCGTGCGACCGAGTTGGTGCAGGTCGTGCCCCGCTTCTTCCTCGCCGTGGTGGTGATCGCGCTGTGGGGCCCGGGGATGGACCACCTGATCCTGCTGCTCGGTCTGACGTCGTGGACGTGGACCGCACGGATCGTCCGCGCCGAGACCTACACGCTCCGCGAACGCGAGTTCGTCGACGCCGCCCGGTCGCTCGGGGGGTCACACCGACGGATCGTGGTCCGCCACGTGCTGCCCAACGCGCTACCGCCCACCGTCGTGATGCTGTCGGTAGTGGCGTCCAGCGCCATCCTGATCGAAGCGGGACTCGGTTTCGTTGGGCTCGGCGATCCCCAGGTCGTCAGCCTCGGTTCGCTGGCAAGTGACGCGCAGCGGTTCCTTCGGAGTGCGTGGTGGATGGCGCTCTTCCCGGGTGTGGCGATCGTGATCACGATCGTCGGGATCAACCTGCTCGGTGACGAACTCAACGATCTCCTGGACCCGCGCCTTGGCCGGTGA
- a CDS encoding ABC transporter permease, translated as MDPRYLLRRLGQVPVTVAAIVVMMFVLVHLAPGDPILALAGQYGDAAYYAELRAKFGLDRPLPVQLVTYLGNVARGDLGTSFTTGRPAASLVAERLPATMLLSATALVLSSMVGVAMGTVAGRRPGRPADVTLRVGAICGYAAPSFWLAQLALISLAFGAGAFPVQGMTDARRSLTGIANLLDVVHHLALPALVLAASEVALTTRLARTGLIEAGRTEYIRAARAKGLPERRVTRHALRTALLPLVTVLGGRVGMFFAGAVLVEIVFAWPGLGRLLLGSAQTRDYPVLLAIFLVVSLGVVVVNLVTDLLYGWLDPRIRYR; from the coding sequence ATGGACCCGCGGTACCTGCTGCGGCGACTGGGGCAGGTACCGGTGACCGTGGCGGCGATCGTCGTCATGATGTTCGTCCTGGTCCACCTGGCGCCCGGCGATCCGATCCTGGCGCTGGCCGGGCAGTACGGCGACGCGGCCTACTACGCCGAGCTGCGGGCCAAGTTCGGTCTCGATCGACCGTTGCCGGTGCAGCTGGTGACGTACCTGGGCAACGTCGCCCGCGGGGACCTGGGCACCTCCTTCACGACGGGGCGGCCGGCAGCGTCGCTGGTGGCCGAGCGACTTCCGGCGACCATGCTCCTGTCCGCCACCGCGCTCGTCCTATCGAGCATGGTCGGGGTGGCGATGGGGACGGTGGCTGGGCGACGGCCGGGCCGTCCGGCCGACGTCACGCTCCGGGTCGGCGCGATCTGCGGGTACGCGGCGCCGTCGTTCTGGCTGGCGCAGCTGGCACTGATCTCGCTCGCGTTCGGCGCCGGTGCGTTCCCGGTCCAGGGCATGACCGACGCCCGCCGGTCGCTGACGGGGATCGCCAACCTCCTCGACGTCGTGCATCACCTGGCGTTGCCGGCCCTGGTCCTGGCCGCATCCGAGGTCGCGCTCACCACGAGGTTGGCCCGGACAGGCCTGATCGAGGCAGGACGTACCGAGTACATCCGCGCCGCCCGCGCCAAGGGACTGCCTGAGCGCCGCGTGACCCGCCACGCGCTGCGGACGGCGCTGCTGCCGCTGGTCACCGTGCTCGGCGGGCGGGTCGGGATGTTCTTCGCGGGGGCCGTGCTCGTCGAGATCGTGTTCGCGTGGCCGGGCCTGGGACGCCTGCTGTTGGGCTCCGCCCAGACCCGTGACTACCCGGTGCTACTGGCGATCTTCCTGGTCGTGTCGCTCGGGGTGGTGGTGGTCAACCTCGTCACCGACCTGCTCTACGGCTGGCTGGACCCGAGGATCCGCTACCGGTGA